One region of Haloprofundus salilacus genomic DNA includes:
- a CDS encoding DEAD/DEAH box helicase, which translates to MTDDHGDDARENPETNPPDPETNTSSPERATDAEVTKDTEDTEESEETEEPVTLDSFYDALQAEGRPLVTAQQVARRLGISQAAAADALDALADAGTVQRVEVESDPVVWYPTQWGEVAARERVILFPERREIVVDRPEQYTRAQLSQFAHLVDTTGGDADERGYLYTIRTEDVWQAPFDEFEGLLRSMRSVLPRRSPHLEEWAERQWKRAHQFTLRTHEDGYVVLEAANEDLMGNVAREKLSEQHLHAPISDTESWVRDGEEAAIKRILYEAGYPVTDERDLDTGDPLEIDLEVELRDYQQNWVDRFVDQRSGVLVGPPGSGKTIAGMAVLAAVGGETLVLVPSRELAGQWRQELLEHTTLTEDQIGEYHGGSKEIRPVTIATYQTAGMDRHRRLFDSREWGLIVYDEVHHIPSRVFRRSADLQTKHRLGLSATPIREDDKEEEIFTLVGPPIGTDWGKLFDAGFVQEPEVEIRYVPWTDEMAENEYRSADGRERYKLAALNPAKVDEVRHLRSQYLDAKALIFVDWLEQGEALAEELDVPFISGEMPHYRRRQLLQQFRDSDDGDVRTLVVSRVGDEGIDLPNAEIAIVASGLGGSRRQGAQRAGRTMRPVGNAIMYVLATRGSPEEDFAERQLRHLAEKGIRVRESGAWPTGGDEA; encoded by the coding sequence ATGACCGACGACCACGGGGACGACGCTCGTGAGAACCCGGAAACGAACCCGCCCGATCCCGAGACGAACACATCCTCCCCGGAACGCGCCACTGACGCCGAAGTCACCAAAGACACCGAAGACACCGAAGAATCCGAAGAAACTGAGGAGCCCGTCACGCTTGACTCGTTCTACGATGCGCTGCAGGCGGAAGGACGACCCCTCGTCACCGCACAGCAGGTCGCCCGCCGCCTCGGCATCTCCCAAGCGGCCGCCGCCGACGCGCTCGACGCACTCGCCGACGCCGGAACCGTCCAACGGGTCGAAGTGGAGTCCGACCCCGTCGTCTGGTATCCGACGCAGTGGGGCGAGGTCGCCGCACGCGAGCGCGTCATTCTCTTCCCCGAACGCCGCGAAATCGTCGTCGACCGCCCGGAGCAGTACACCCGCGCGCAACTGTCGCAGTTCGCCCACCTCGTCGACACCACCGGCGGCGACGCAGACGAACGCGGCTACCTCTACACGATTCGCACCGAAGACGTCTGGCAGGCCCCGTTCGACGAATTCGAGGGGCTGCTCCGGAGCATGCGCTCCGTGCTGCCGCGACGCTCCCCACATCTCGAAGAGTGGGCCGAACGGCAGTGGAAGCGCGCCCACCAGTTCACGCTCAGAACCCACGAGGACGGCTACGTCGTCCTCGAAGCGGCCAACGAGGACCTGATGGGGAACGTCGCCCGCGAGAAACTCAGCGAACAGCACCTGCACGCCCCTATCTCCGACACCGAGAGCTGGGTCCGCGATGGCGAGGAGGCGGCCATCAAACGCATCCTCTACGAGGCCGGCTACCCCGTCACGGACGAGCGCGACCTCGACACCGGCGATCCACTCGAAATCGACCTCGAGGTCGAGCTACGCGACTACCAGCAGAACTGGGTCGACCGCTTCGTCGACCAGAGGTCGGGCGTCCTCGTCGGACCACCGGGCAGCGGCAAGACCATCGCCGGAATGGCCGTACTCGCGGCCGTCGGCGGCGAGACGCTCGTCCTCGTACCGAGTCGCGAACTCGCCGGTCAGTGGCGGCAGGAGTTACTCGAACACACGACGCTCACAGAGGACCAGATCGGCGAGTACCACGGCGGATCCAAGGAGATTCGTCCGGTCACCATCGCCACGTACCAAACAGCGGGGATGGACCGCCACCGCCGGCTGTTCGACTCGCGCGAGTGGGGACTCATCGTCTACGACGAGGTCCACCACATCCCGAGTCGCGTGTTCAGGCGTAGCGCCGACTTACAGACCAAACACCGACTCGGCCTGTCGGCGACGCCCATCCGTGAGGACGACAAGGAGGAGGAGATATTCACCTTGGTCGGACCGCCCATCGGAACCGACTGGGGCAAACTGTTCGACGCCGGATTCGTCCAGGAACCGGAAGTCGAGATTCGGTACGTTCCGTGGACCGACGAGATGGCCGAGAACGAGTACCGCAGCGCCGACGGCCGCGAGCGGTACAAGCTCGCCGCGCTCAACCCCGCGAAAGTCGACGAGGTTCGCCACCTGCGCAGTCAGTATCTCGACGCCAAGGCTCTGATTTTCGTCGATTGGCTCGAACAGGGCGAGGCGTTAGCCGAGGAACTCGACGTGCCCTTCATCAGCGGTGAGATGCCTCACTATCGCCGCCGGCAGCTGCTCCAGCAGTTCCGCGATTCTGACGACGGCGACGTCCGAACGCTCGTCGTCTCCCGCGTCGGTGACGAGGGTATCGACTTGCCGAACGCCGAGATCGCCATCGTCGCCTCCGGTCTCGGCGGGTCGCGACGGCAGGGCGCACAGCGCGCCGGACGGACGATGCGTCCCGTCGGCAACGCCATCATGTACGTGCTCGCCACCCGCGGCTCTCCCGAGGAAGATTTCGCCGAGCGACAGCTCCGACACCTCGCCGAGAAGGGGATTCGCGTTCGCGAGTCGGGTGCCTGGCCGACCGGTGGCGACGAAGCGTAG